The genomic interval CGCCCTACGACGGTTATCACAACGTCCGAATCAACATCGGATACGACGACGACCCCGAGCGCGAGGCACTGCTCGAAGCCGCCGAGCGCGAGGCCCACGACGCCGACGCCGAGGTCACGACCCTCGACGGCTACCGCCTCGACTACGGCGACGCGTGGGTGCTGGCCCGACCCAGCGGCACCGAGCCGATGGTCCGGATCTACGCCGAGGCCCGCGACATCGAGCGGGCCGAGGAACTCGCCGAGGCGATGGAGTCGGCCCTGCTGGACGCGAAGGCCGAGGTCTAACGCTCCGGATACTCCGCCAGCGCCGCGTCCAGTTTCTCCTTCCGCTCGCGCAACTCCGCCAGCTCCTCCTCGACAGCGCCGCTCTCGACCTTCCGGCGCTCGGCGTCCGACAACTGCTCGTCGGCCTCTGCGGCGGTCCGCAGGCGCTCGAAGCGCTCCTCGTCGCGGACGACCGACTGCACGTCCCGGAGGTCGGCGACGACCTCCTCGGGCGCGAACCGGGCGACGACCGACACCAGTTCCTTGACGCGCCACCGGAGGTCGGCCGCGGGTCGGGGCGGCCACTCGATACGCAGGGGGTCGGCGTCGAGGCGTTCGAGGTACGTCTCGTTGGTCGCGACCGCGCGCTTGAGCGCCGCGGGGTCGTCGACGTAGTGGTCGAGCTTCGAGTTCGAGTACCGGGCGTACTTCAGCAGGTCGGGTATCGGCTCGGTCCCGGCCTCGCGGTCGCCGACGTACCGCCGGAGGTTCTCGGGCGGGCGCTCGAACGCCACGAGCGGGTAGTCGTGGGTCGTCTCCACGAAGTCGAGGAGGTCGCGGGCGCTCGCCTCCCGGCGGAAGTCGTCGAACGCGTCGCTCACGGCGTCGTTGTACGACTCGATGGGGTCCCGGACCTCCTCGACCGGCGCGTCGAGGTCGGCGTCGCCGAGTTCGAGCAGGCGCTCGCGGTCGGCGATCTCGTTCTCGACCGCCGAGACCGCCCGCTCGACGTCGCGCCGGAGACCCCGATACTGCGAGAGCGCCTCCCGGCGGTCCTCTAGCAGGCCCGCGACCTCGGCGGCGGGTTCGAGGTCCTCGCGGGCCCCCTCGAAGTCGCGCTCGTTGAGCCGGTTCTTGTCGAACCGGTCGCCCGCCGCGTCGAAGGCGTCGTACGCGGGGAGGTCCTCGGGGAGGTCCTCGACTAACGAGGCGAACTTGCCCTTGAACTCCACGAACT from Halorussus salilacus carries:
- a CDS encoding DUF7118 family protein; amino-acid sequence: MSEQATRSTPDVIADLADADAEYREIDERIGEYGEETVEEVADAHGRATDLMARYEERATGTGRENFRKFVEFKGKFASLVEDLPEDLPAYDAFDAAGDRFDKNRLNERDFEGAREDLEPAAEVAGLLEDRREALSQYRGLRRDVERAVSAVENEIADRERLLELGDADLDAPVEEVRDPIESYNDAVSDAFDDFRREASARDLLDFVETTHDYPLVAFERPPENLRRYVGDREAGTEPIPDLLKYARYSNSKLDHYVDDPAALKRAVATNETYLERLDADPLRIEWPPRPAADLRWRVKELVSVVARFAPEEVVADLRDVQSVVRDEERFERLRTAAEADEQLSDAERRKVESGAVEEELAELRERKEKLDAALAEYPER